The region aatcttataaatttttattcttatttataaattctatagatttatgttattaattaaaatttcaatttttaattgtaATTTGAATTAACTTGATaagataatatatttatattctaaAGAATTTAAAAAACGTGATTATTTAAACTTGACTTATATGGAGCGATAGTTTAAATTTTTGTCGGATACTCGTTTGACACGAATTTAAATTATGTGACCTCTAATCCCAAAAGCACAATTATTTAAAgtgataaatataatatataacttgaattttttatttaactaaattGATTCCGACATTATTTATCTTTACATGGATTTcaaatatgcatatatttttctCAACGCCTTactactaaattatttatattttttctgacgagtttttaaaatttaatttgttgaTTATTATGCTTTAACTATTAAATAATACAATTAActcatattataaaaatagattatGTTTCATCAGAACCAAAAAATAATCTTTGATTCAAATGCCGAATTCCAATCCCACCGATTGCTGGTTCAGCGAAGACCTCATCAAATTGGGAGAAGTTACTTCCAAATGGAACTGTTCCTATCATGGAATTTAAAGGCAAAATGGATGGAGGATCATTTTTATAATTGCTATAATACTTTAATAGTTTTTTCTACTGATCATCCGAATCAGTGAACCCACTAAAAAGACGTCAAGAAAAGCTttgaggactaaaatgaaaaggaTGGTATATCTTAGGGACTAAAGCGGACATTAATCCAAATCTCTTTCCCAGCCCTCATTCCAATTTTGAATTTTCCGTGTTTCCCCATCTTTCCCCAACTCAAATCATCACAACACCAAAAGCGCAACGTAGGAGGCAAATCGTCGGCGTCATTCTGATCACCTCTCACCTCCGCCCCCACCTCTCATTCTACCTTTTGAGGTTAGCGTCTCGATTCCCATAACCGCATCTTCTTTCATCATAGGGTCCGGTACCCAGTTTATTCGTTTCTTATTTTATTGCTATTATTCATCAGAAAACTTTCGATGACCGGAAGATTCagattttcaacgaaactttagaAAGAAATAAGTTACAAAAAAGACAATCCTTTGAAACTCTTCAGCATTGAAGACGTAGTGAAGTCTGATCTATGGAATCTTCCGTTTGTCCCTTTTGTCACCTTAGCGTTCCCTCCTCAGAACTCCAATGGTGTGCTCTTTTTTGGACTTTTTTTCTAGTTCTATTTCTGATTTAGGATCAAAGTAATGGTAGTAAAAATTTGATACAGGCACGCCAACAGTCACTTCGAGGATGAGGATAAGGAAGCTAATGACATGGAATTGGGTAATCAAATTCAAATTGCCTCTTCTTCAGGCTCCACTGACGTGGTTAGCATTTCTTCTTTGATTGGTTTACAAACAAGGAGCAATTTTTATCACGTCAAGGATGGTTTGATTTCCTTGCTGAGAAATTGTTTAGAACTAGAAGCTCGACACAACTCATCCGTAACCATATTGTCTGGCTACGTGGATCACTTCCAAAGTCTTCCGTCCGTCGATGTTGGTTGGGGTTGTGGATGGCGTAACATTCAAATGCTAAGCTCTCATTTGCTTGCTCACAGGAAGGAAGCTAGAAAAGTCCTGTTTGGTGAGTCAGGTTTTGTTCCTGATATCGCTTTCCTCCAGCGTTGGCTTGAGATTGCTTGGGAAAGTGGATTTGATCCACCTGGTGCCCAACATTTTAACTGCAAAATATATGGTACCAATCACAGGATTGGGACTACTGAATGTGCTTCTCTTTTTCGTTCATTTAGTCTTCGTGCTAGGGTGGTTGATTTTGGTCCTAAGGAATCTGAACTGTTCTA is a window of Gossypium hirsutum isolate 1008001.06 chromosome D08, Gossypium_hirsutum_v2.1, whole genome shotgun sequence DNA encoding:
- the LOC107912159 gene encoding zinc finger-containing ubiquitin peptidase 1 isoform X1, whose protein sequence is MESSVCPFCHLSVPSSELQWHANSHFEDEDKEANDMELGNQIQIASSSGSTDVVSISSLIGLQTRSNFYHVKDGLISLLRNCLELEARHNSSVTILSGYVDHFQSLPSVDVGWGCGWRNIQMLSSHLLAHRKEARKVLFGESGFVPDIAFLQRWLEIAWESGFDPPGAQHFNCKIYGTNHRIGTTECASLFRSFSLRARVVDFGPKESELFYLSVPGSTLGQPVKQRNAVRVSGPMDKYVHRQQGLIKGRHFCHSLHNGKSDNSKGKSEGPQVLIDWVWNYFSDKGLTISGSSQVVVSDRAPLYFQHDGHSRTIIGIQVKHQKNGTNQFNLLILDPSDGTVALERSLKTNVGWQKLIKRGVHTLKKPQYQLCYIDPGIASGEELNELKTINSIFFEL
- the LOC107912159 gene encoding uncharacterized protein isoform X2, which codes for MESSVCPFCHLSVPSSELQWHANSHFEDEDKEANDMELGNQIQIASSSGSTDVVSISSLIGLQTRSNFYHVKDGLISLLRNCLELEARHNSSVTILSGYVDHFQSLPSVDVGWGCGWRNIQMLSSHLLAHRKEARKVLFGESGFVPDIAFLQRWLEIAWESGFDPPGAQHFNCKIYGTNHRIGTTECASLFRSFSLRARVVDFGPKESELFYLSVPGSTLGQPVKQRNAVRVSGPMDKYVHRQQGLIKGRHFCHSLHNGKSDNSKGKSEGPQVLIDWVWNYFSDKGLTISGSSQVVVSDRAEQLLWKGPLKQMWDGRSL